From Desmodus rotundus isolate HL8 chromosome 12, HLdesRot8A.1, whole genome shotgun sequence, one genomic window encodes:
- the LOC128779688 gene encoding histone H4: MSGRGKGGKGLGKGGAKRHRKVLRDNIQGITKPAIRRLARRGGVKRISGLIYEETRGVLKVFLENVIRDAVTYTEHAKRKTVTAMDVVYALKRQGRTLYGFGG, translated from the coding sequence ATGTCCGGGAGAGGCAAGGGAGGTAAAGGCTTGGGCAAAGGCGGCGCCAAGCGTCACCGCAAGGTCCTGAGGGACAATATCCAGGGCATCACCAAGCCCGCCATCCGTCGCCTTGCTCGGCGTGGGGGAGTGAAGCGCATCTCGGGCCTCATTTACGAGGAGACCCGGGGCGTGCTGAAGGTGTTCCTGGAGAACGTCATCCGGGACGCGGTGACCTACACGGAGCACGCCAAGCGCAAGACGGTCACTGCCATGGACGTGGTGTACGCCCTGAAGCGACAGGGACGCACCCTGTACGGCTTTGGAGGTTAG
- the LOC112313783 gene encoding histone H2B type 2-F isoform X2 — protein MPDPAKSAPAPKKGSKKAVTKVQKKDGKKRKRSRKESYSVYVYKVLKQVHPDTGISSKAMGIMNSFVNDIFERIAGEASRLAHYNKRSTITSREIQTAVRLLLPGELAKHAVSEGTKAVTKYTSSKLYSALPEEVTTRLHTTAVSLGTLSMLPPS, from the exons ATGCCGGATCCTGCGAAATCTGCTCCCGCTCCCAAGAAGGGCTCTAAAAAAGCTGTTACGAAAGTGCAGAAGAAAGACGGGAAGAAACGCAAGCGCAGCCGAAAGGAGAGCTACTCTGTGTACGTGTACAAGGTGCTGAAACAAGTTCACCCGGACACCGGCATCTCTTCCAAGGCCATGGGCATCATGAACTCCTTCGTCAACGACATCTTCGAGCGCATCGCCGGTGAGGCCTCCCGTCTTGCGCATTACAACAAGCGCTCGACCATCACGTCTCGGGAGATCCAGACGGCCGTGCGTCTCCTGCTGCCCGGCGAGCTGGCCAAGCACGCCGTGTCCGAGGGCACCAAGGCTGTTACCAAGTACACCAGCTCGAA GCTTTATTCTGCCCTTCCAGAAGAAGTCACAACCAGACTCCACACGACTGCTGTTTCACTGGGGACCCTGTCAATGCTTCCTCCAAGTTAA
- the LOC128779689 gene encoding histone H4 translates to MSGRGKGGKGLGKGGAKRHRKVLRDNIQGITKPAIRRLARRGGVKRISGLIYEETRGVLKVFLENVIRDAVTYTEHAKRKTVTAMDVVYALKRQGRTLYGFGG, encoded by the coding sequence ATGTCTGGTAGGGGTAAAGGAGGTAAAGGATTGGGGAAGGGGGGTGCTAAGCGCCATCGGAAGGTGCTGAGGGATAACATCCAGGGCATCACTAAGCCTGCTATCCGTCGCCTTGCTCGGCGTGGGGGAGTGAAGCGCATCTCGGGCCTCATTTACGAAGAGACCCGGGGCGTGCTCAAGGTGTTCCTGGAGAACGTCATTCGGGACGCGGTGACCTACACGGAGCACGCCAAGCGCAAGACGGTCACTGCCATGGACGTAGTGTACGCCCTGAAGCGACAGGGACGCACCCTGTATGGCTTTGGAGGTTAA
- the LOC112313783 gene encoding histone H2B type 2-F isoform X1 gives MPDPAKSAPAPKKGSKKAVTKVQKKDGKKRKRSRKESYSVYVYKVLKQVHPDTGISSKAMGIMNSFVNDIFERIAGEASRLAHYNKRSTITSREIQTAVRLLLPGELAKHAVSEGTKAVTKYTSSK, from the coding sequence ATGCCGGATCCTGCGAAATCTGCTCCCGCTCCCAAGAAGGGCTCTAAAAAAGCTGTTACGAAAGTGCAGAAGAAAGACGGGAAGAAACGCAAGCGCAGCCGAAAGGAGAGCTACTCTGTGTACGTGTACAAGGTGCTGAAACAAGTTCACCCGGACACCGGCATCTCTTCCAAGGCCATGGGCATCATGAACTCCTTCGTCAACGACATCTTCGAGCGCATCGCCGGTGAGGCCTCCCGTCTTGCGCATTACAACAAGCGCTCGACCATCACGTCTCGGGAGATCCAGACGGCCGTGCGTCTCCTGCTGCCCGGCGAGCTGGCCAAGCACGCCGTGTCCGAGGGCACCAAGGCTGTTACCAAGTACACCAGCTCGAAGTAA
- the LOC139440423 gene encoding histone H3, whose amino-acid sequence MARTKQTARKSTGGKAPRKQLATKAARKSAPATGGVKKPHRYRPGTVALREIRRYQKSTELLIRKLPFQRLVREIAQDFKTDLRFQSSAVMALQEASEAYLVGLFEDTNLCAIHAKRVTIMPKDIQLARRIRGERA is encoded by the coding sequence ATGGCGCGTACAAAACAGACTGCGCGCAAGTCGACCGGTGGTAAGGCCCCTCGGAAACAGTTGGCCACCAAAGCGGCCCGCAAGAGCGCGCCGGCCACGGGCGGCGTGAAGAAGCCGCATCGCTACCGCCCGGGCACCGTGGCGCTGCGCGAGATCCGGCGCTACCAGAAGTCCACCGAGCTGCTGATCCGCAAGCTCCCCTTCCAGCGCCTGGTGCGCGAGATCGCGCAGGATTTCAAGACCGACCTGCGCTTCCAGAGCTCCGCGGTGATGGCGCTGCAAGAGGCGAGCGAGGCCTACCTGGTGGGGCTTTTCGAAGACACCAATCTGTGCGCCATCCACGCCAAACGCGTGACTATCATGCCTAAAGACATCCAGCTGGCTCGCCGTATCCGCGGGGAGCGGGCGTAA